A portion of the Lampris incognitus isolate fLamInc1 chromosome 9, fLamInc1.hap2, whole genome shotgun sequence genome contains these proteins:
- the rrp15 gene encoding RRP15-like protein has translation MTEATKTHVRGSTDVLDEDELQHGDSSDQGESDGGTDDGESDGEKLDDGSDGAEAEDEGQDDEEGDELNPNAGWAEAMAKVLGKKTPESQPTILLKNKQLDKIKQKEKQEQQERKNQVDKKRTWEMMCREKPDVVRDRESERNLQRIATRGVVQLFNAVRKHQKTMDEKVKEVGGSERKKAKILSTVSKKDFIDVLRRSEAGADVVMKRGKQTAAGAEDKPAWSVLQEDFMMGASMKDWDKESEEEEGEPESPGV, from the exons ATGACggaagcaaccaagacacatgtGCGCGGCTCTACTGATGTATTAG ATGAGGATGAACTTCAGCACGGCGATAGCAGTGACCAGGGGGAATCTGATGGAGGAACAGACGATGGAGAAAGCGATGGAGAAAAACTGGATGACGGGAGTGATGGGGCGGAAGCAGAGGATGAAGGACAGGACGATGAGGAGGGAGACGAGCTCAACCCCAATGCTGGGTGGGCGGAGGCCATGGCTAAGGTTCTGGGGAAGAAAACACCAGAGAGTCAACCTACCATtctgctaaaaaacaaacaactagACAAGATAAAGCAGAAAGAGAAACAGGAACAGCAGGAGAGAAAGAATCAG GTGGATAAGAAGCGAACATGGGAGATGATGTGCAGAGAGAAACCGGATGTGGTAAGAGACCGTGAATCCGAAAGGAATCTACAAAGAATTGCTACCAG AGGGGTGGTCCAGCTCTTTAATGCTGTAAGGAAACACCAAAAAACTATGGATGAGAAAGTGAAGGAGGTTGGTGGCTCAGAGAGAAAGAAGGCCAAAATCCTCTCCACAGTTTCCAAGAAAGACTTCATTGATGTCCTAAGGAGATCAGAGGCGGGTGCTGATGTGGTCATGAAGAGGGGAAAGCAGACT GCTGCCGGAGCAGAGGACAAGCCTGCTTGGAGTGTCCTTCAAGAAGATTTTATGATGGGGGCTTCAATGAAAGACTGGGACAAAgaaagtgaggaggaggagggtgagcCAGAGTCACCAGGTGTGTAA